Proteins from a genomic interval of Nitrospina gracilis Nb-211:
- the neuB gene encoding N-acetylneuraminate synthase, with product MVEKSQCFIIAEAGVNHNGEERLAFQLIDAAADAGADAVKFQTFRADRLATPTAKTTGYQKHLTGQDNQYEMLKKLELSPQLHQQLKTYSEKRGIEFMSTPFDTESVDFLMELGMKRIKVPSGEITNLPFLEHVASKGLPVILSTGMATLEEVRDAVEAIRSARARAGFPEPLAEVLTILHCTSNYPAAFSDVHLNAMVTLHAELSLPVGYSDHTVGTLLAPVAVSLGATIIEKHFTLDRHLPGPDHAASLEPGELKELVHHIRSIEEALGSKHKQPTESELPVRDVVRKSITLTRALKAGTVLTQDDLVLLRPGTGIAPKDMDKVIGKKLILDCPAFHTLYWPDLEP from the coding sequence ATGGTAGAAAAATCGCAGTGTTTCATCATCGCCGAGGCGGGAGTCAACCACAACGGAGAAGAACGGCTGGCCTTCCAGCTCATCGACGCCGCGGCGGATGCCGGCGCCGACGCCGTGAAATTCCAGACCTTTCGCGCCGACCGGCTGGCCACGCCAACCGCCAAAACCACCGGTTACCAGAAACACCTGACCGGTCAGGACAATCAGTACGAGATGCTCAAGAAACTCGAGCTCTCTCCTCAATTGCACCAGCAACTGAAGACCTACAGCGAGAAACGGGGGATCGAGTTCATGTCCACGCCGTTCGACACTGAATCGGTGGACTTTCTGATGGAACTCGGCATGAAACGGATCAAGGTGCCGTCGGGGGAAATCACCAACCTGCCGTTTCTGGAACACGTCGCATCCAAGGGCCTGCCCGTCATTCTGTCCACCGGCATGGCGACACTGGAGGAAGTGCGCGACGCGGTGGAAGCCATCCGCAGTGCACGTGCCCGGGCCGGGTTTCCGGAACCGCTGGCGGAGGTGCTCACCATCCTGCACTGCACGTCCAACTACCCGGCGGCATTCAGCGACGTGCACCTGAACGCGATGGTCACCCTGCACGCGGAGCTGAGCCTGCCCGTGGGCTATTCCGACCACACTGTGGGCACTTTGCTCGCACCGGTGGCGGTGAGCCTGGGCGCGACGATCATCGAAAAACATTTCACGCTGGACCGCCACCTGCCCGGACCCGACCACGCCGCGTCGCTGGAACCCGGCGAGTTGAAGGAACTGGTGCACCACATCCGTTCCATCGAAGAAGCGCTGGGGTCGAAGCACAAGCAACCGACCGAATCCGAACTGCCGGTGCGCGACGTGGTGCGGAAAAGCATCACCCTGACGCGCGCGCTCAAGGCGGGAACGGTCCTCACGCAAGACGACCTGGTGCTGTTGCGTCCCGGCACCGGCATCGCGCCCAAGGACATGGACAAGGTGATCGGCAAAAAACTCATTCTGGACTGCCCCGCCTTTCACACGCTGTACTGGCCGGATCTCGAACCATGA
- a CDS encoding SDR family oxidoreductase — protein sequence MKHADPNFSLSGKTVLLTGGAGILGSRFSLALAARGARVAVVDRDGDKASAVADTVNAAHPDAVRAYSADITHKDALVSLNHKIEAEFGLVDVLINNAAFKSPNFFEPFETFPLEDWNQVMEVNTTGVMLGCQVFGSAMAERGRGSIINTLSIYGISAPDQRIYEGSEYEGRAINTPAVYSTSKAAVWGLTQYLAAYWGHAGVRVNAVTPGGVFSGQNDTFVQRYSQKVPMGRMAEPDEMCGAVLFLASDASSYMTGQNLVVDGGWTVW from the coding sequence GTGAAGCACGCTGACCCGAATTTTTCATTGAGCGGCAAGACGGTTCTGTTGACCGGAGGCGCAGGCATTCTGGGAAGCCGGTTTTCGCTGGCCCTGGCCGCACGGGGGGCGCGCGTTGCGGTGGTGGACCGCGACGGCGACAAAGCGAGTGCCGTGGCCGACACCGTCAATGCCGCACACCCGGACGCCGTCCGCGCGTATTCCGCAGACATCACCCACAAGGACGCGCTGGTGTCGCTCAATCACAAAATTGAAGCGGAGTTCGGCCTCGTGGACGTCCTCATCAACAACGCCGCGTTCAAGAGTCCCAACTTCTTTGAACCGTTCGAGACGTTTCCACTGGAAGACTGGAACCAGGTAATGGAAGTCAACACCACCGGCGTCATGCTGGGGTGCCAGGTGTTCGGCTCCGCCATGGCCGAACGCGGACGGGGCAGTATCATCAACACGCTTTCCATATACGGCATCAGCGCGCCGGACCAGCGCATTTATGAGGGATCGGAATACGAAGGCCGCGCCATCAACACCCCGGCGGTGTACAGCACCAGCAAAGCCGCGGTGTGGGGCCTGACCCAATACCTCGCCGCGTACTGGGGTCATGCAGGCGTGCGCGTGAACGCGGTCACCCCCGGCGGCGTGTTCAGCGGACAGAACGACACCTTCGTCCAGCGCTACAGTCAGAAAGTACCGATGGGACGCATGGCGGAACCCGACGAGATGTGCGGCGCCGTGCTGTTTCTCGCTTCGGATGCGTCGTCGTACATGACGGGGCAGAACCTGGTGGTCGACGGCGGGTGGACGGTATGGTAG
- a CDS encoding acylneuraminate cytidylyltransferase family protein — translation MTTIATICARGGSKGVPRKNVLPILGKPLIAYTIEQARTCPLIDRVFVSTEDEEIAEVARQAGAEVPFPRPAELATDSAAKIPVIQHLVDGVTRLGVDVSTIVDLDPTSPLREVADIEACLRLLDENTDVVITGYEAEKNPYFNMVEQQPDGYYKLVKAHDGALVTRQTAPKVYAMNASIYVWHRHTLSKGLWEGRARLHVMPRERSIDIDSPIDLKLVEFLMQEKREAR, via the coding sequence ATGACCACCATCGCCACCATATGCGCCCGCGGCGGCTCCAAGGGCGTGCCGCGCAAAAACGTTCTCCCCATCCTCGGCAAACCGCTCATCGCCTATACCATAGAGCAGGCGCGGACGTGCCCGCTGATCGACCGCGTTTTCGTCTCCACGGAGGATGAAGAGATCGCCGAGGTGGCGCGCCAGGCCGGGGCAGAAGTGCCGTTTCCGCGTCCAGCGGAACTCGCCACCGACTCTGCCGCCAAGATCCCCGTCATCCAGCACCTGGTGGACGGCGTCACCCGACTGGGCGTGGACGTGAGCACAATTGTCGATCTCGATCCCACCTCGCCCCTGCGCGAGGTGGCGGACATCGAAGCCTGCCTCCGCCTGCTCGACGAGAACACCGATGTCGTCATCACCGGCTACGAAGCGGAAAAAAACCCCTACTTCAATATGGTCGAACAACAACCGGACGGTTATTATAAATTGGTGAAGGCGCACGACGGCGCATTGGTAACGCGGCAGACCGCACCGAAGGTGTATGCCATGAACGCGTCGATTTACGTCTGGCACCGGCACACGCTGTCCAAAGGCCTGTGGGAGGGCCGCGCACGCTTGCACGTCATGCCGCGCGAGCGGTCGATCGACATCGACTCTCCCATCGATCTCAAACTGGTTGAATTTTTGATGCAGGAAAAACGTGAAGCACGCTGA
- a CDS encoding Gfo/Idh/MocA family protein, whose translation MRALIIGTGSIGARHVENIRELHPETEFVFLRREAARDPLAEACRAEVVTNFYETLNPRPDFAVVSTPSGLHMDAITPLIEAAIPFYLEKPAVTRQTDVDALRRLLKENKFSGPTLVGCNLRFLESIARIRKILKEGSLGTVVRAQLTVGQWLPDWRKTQDYRQSYSARSDLGGGVIFDLIHEFDLVRWWFGEFEHVTGHSGKFSMLDIDAEDTATVLLRKKEGPPLVTINMDYVSRRPVRRYELVGDRATLVWDLADRSLKKIGARETEVIDCGEAGFTMAQSYKSAMRHFIECVETLHPTCLDIADGLKTTELALRARLGSVL comes from the coding sequence ATGCGAGCCCTGATCATCGGCACCGGGTCCATCGGCGCCCGGCACGTGGAAAACATTCGTGAACTGCATCCCGAAACGGAGTTTGTATTCCTGCGCCGCGAAGCTGCGCGCGACCCACTCGCCGAGGCCTGCCGGGCGGAAGTTGTCACCAATTTTTACGAAACACTGAATCCGCGCCCCGACTTCGCCGTGGTGTCCACGCCCTCCGGCCTGCACATGGACGCCATCACTCCGTTGATTGAGGCGGCGATTCCGTTCTACCTGGAAAAACCCGCCGTGACGCGGCAGACCGATGTCGATGCCCTGCGCCGCCTGCTCAAGGAAAACAAATTCAGCGGCCCGACGCTGGTCGGGTGCAACCTGCGGTTTCTGGAATCGATCGCACGCATCCGCAAAATTCTGAAGGAAGGCTCGCTCGGCACCGTGGTGCGCGCGCAGTTGACCGTCGGACAGTGGCTCCCGGACTGGCGCAAGACGCAGGACTACCGGCAAAGCTACAGCGCGCGGAGCGATCTCGGCGGCGGCGTGATCTTCGACCTCATTCACGAATTCGATTTGGTGCGCTGGTGGTTCGGCGAGTTCGAACACGTCACCGGCCACTCCGGCAAGTTCAGCATGCTCGACATCGATGCGGAGGACACCGCCACGGTCCTGCTCAGAAAGAAAGAGGGGCCGCCGCTGGTGACGATCAACATGGATTACGTATCGCGCCGTCCCGTGCGCCGGTACGAGCTGGTGGGCGACCGCGCCACGCTGGTGTGGGACCTGGCCGATCGGTCGCTCAAAAAGATCGGCGCGCGCGAAACAGAGGTCATCGATTGCGGTGAGGCGGGGTTCACCATGGCGCAGTCCTACAAGTCCGCGATGCGCCATTTCATTGAGTGCGTCGAGACCCTGCACCCGACCTGCCTCGACATCGCCGATGGCTTGAAAACCACCGAACTCGCACTGCGGGCCAGGCTGGGGAGCGTGCTATGA